The Panicum virgatum strain AP13 chromosome 5K, P.virgatum_v5, whole genome shotgun sequence genome has a window encoding:
- the LOC120708238 gene encoding protein CHUP1, chloroplastic-like, with the protein MKQQIVSSNGSSPSPSPAAARTRASRPPPPKAKQSPAAAPGAKARPRTTPTTTTTMATAARRQLPVPAPAPVRRAMSSRDKEEPDKETVEEEVVRLRGEVEALRREVQRLLRLNADLALAQRGQGKAISSSDPPQQDKDSHDPATNRPQPPSKTPGGVPARPPPPPPPPPARQQKPKGSSAPITSPVSKATAVVDMYNSLTNNKKPPQHADRGRSHHHHSSIVGELQNRSRHLLAIKADVETKAELIEDLIKKIHTSTYTDVEQVLTFVDWLDQQLSNLSDETAVLKHFNWPERKADALREAASEYRHLKCLLADISSLNDDGGSPSPCDAILRKISSLLDRLEKSMSRLVNLRSSAMPSYKELRIPTDWMLDSGVASKMRLASVNLAKVYTKRVLKELDGRDTAGNEAALVAQSVRFTYRVHQFAGGLDCEAMHAFEELRRRVRPVSSS; encoded by the exons ATGAAGCAACAAATTGTGAGCAGCAATggcagctcgccgtcgccgtctccgGCAGCCGCACGAACGCGGGcatcaaggccgccgccgcccaaagcCAAGCaatctcctgctgctgctccaggGGCGAAGGCCAGGCCAAGAaccacccccaccaccaccaccaccatggcgacggcggcgaggaggcagctGCCTGTACCTGCGCCTGCGCCGGTGAGGAGGGCCATGAGCAGCAGGGACAAAGAGGAGCCTGACAAGGAGAcagtggaggaggaggtcgtgCGCCTGCGTGGAGAGGTGGAGGCCCTGCGCAGGGAGGTGCAGCGCCTGCTCCGCCTCAACGCCGACCTGGCCCTTGCGCAGAGAGGGCAGGGAAAGGCCATCAGCAGCAGTGATCCGCCACAGCAAGACAAAGACAGCCATGATCCCGCAACCAACAGACCACAACCTCCCAGCAAGACTCCCGGGGGAGTCCCTGCAcggcctcccccgccgcccccgccgccgccggcacggcaGCAAAAGCCGAAAGGCTCTTCAGCTCCGATCACAAGCCCGGTGAGCAAGGCCACCGCAGTGGTTGACATGTACAACTCGCTGACCAACAACAAGAAGCCGCCGCAGCACGCTGACAGAGGCCGAAGCCATCATCACCACAGCAGCATTGTTGGGGAGCTGCAGAACCGCTCCAGGCACCTGCTAGCG ATCAAAGCGGACGTCGAAACAAAAGCAGAGCTCATTGAGGATCTCATCAAGAAAATCCACACCAGCACCTACACCGACGTGGAGCAGGTGCTTACCTTTGTGGACTGGCTGGATCAACAGCTTTCTAATCTG TCTGATGAGACAGCCGTCCTGAAGCACTTCAACTGGCCGGAGAGGAAAGCCGATGCGCTCCGTGAAGCAGCGTCCGAGTACCGGCATCTCAAGTGCCTTCTAGCTGACATCTCTTCCTTGAACGATGATGGTGGCAGCCCTTCGCCCTGCGACGCAATTCTCAGGAAGATCTCAAGCTTGCTGGACAG ATTGGAGAAGAGCATGAGCAGGCTGGTGAATCTGAGGAGCTCGGCGATGCCGTCCTACAAGGAGCTGCGAATCCCAACTGACTGGATGCTTGATTCAGGGGTTGCCTCGAAG ATGAGGTTGGCGTCGGTGAACCTGGCGAAGGTGTACACGAAGAGAGTCCTCAAGGAGCTGGATGGCAGGGATACAGCTGGGAACGAGGCTGCTCTGGTCGCTCAGAGCGTGCGCTTCACCTACAGGGTGCACCAG TTTGCTGGAGGGCTCGACTGCGAAGCGATGCACGCCTTTGAAGAGCTAAGAAGGCGGGTCCGTCCGGTCTCCTCGTCTTAG